From Candidatus Methanoplasma cognatum, one genomic window encodes:
- a CDS encoding sugar phosphate isomerase/epimerase: MIGMSCTQFGTEDPEKVMEMVSKDFELWEIFSEAENDVAKFSSRFNEIKGSYRMRYSIHAPICDINIASLNERIREASVEEMLKTMDHASRMDIKTITIHPGLYSMVLHDVRDRSIELSKCSLKTIEKASEEYGVTAAVENMPSFAVMMGQTPDELLDLIDGTDLAICFDIGHANTMGMIDECIDAFDGRIANIHIHDNVGKNDDHMTIGDGNIDFVRVLSRLKDYKGNYIIESRNMGSAVESKKRLEEIMRRL, encoded by the coding sequence ATGATAGGGATGTCGTGCACACAATTCGGCACAGAGGACCCTGAAAAGGTCATGGAAATGGTATCAAAGGATTTTGAGCTGTGGGAAATATTCTCCGAAGCAGAGAACGATGTGGCCAAGTTCTCTTCCAGGTTCAATGAGATAAAAGGATCATACAGAATGCGATACTCCATACATGCTCCGATCTGCGACATCAACATCGCATCCCTGAACGAAAGGATCAGGGAGGCGTCGGTAGAGGAGATGCTAAAGACGATGGATCACGCCAGCCGCATGGACATAAAGACAATAACGATCCATCCGGGATTATACTCGATGGTGCTGCACGATGTGAGGGACCGTTCAATAGAACTTTCAAAATGCTCGCTGAAGACGATAGAGAAAGCATCCGAAGAGTACGGAGTGACCGCCGCGGTGGAGAACATGCCGTCGTTCGCTGTGATGATGGGACAGACCCCGGATGAGCTGCTGGATCTGATAGACGGCACAGACCTGGCGATATGCTTTGACATCGGCCACGCGAACACGATGGGCATGATCGATGAGTGCATTGACGCATTTGACGGAAGGATCGCGAACATCCATATACATGACAACGTCGGTAAGAATGACGATCATATGACGATCGGCGACGGAAACATCGACTTTGTGCGCGTCCTGTCAAGGCTGAAGGATTACAAAGGCAATTACATAATCGAATCCAGGAACATGGGGTCCGCTGTTGAATCAAAGAAGCGATTGGAAGAGATCATGCGCAGATTGTGA
- a CDS encoding transcriptional regulator, with protein sequence MSREDLINTTRAILAKAGFDISSSLSLRSICFDIVGRKDETLLIIKILSNVDAFSRENAEDMKVLADALRATPLLIGETSSSGPLEAGIVYSRFKIPIISNETLGEHLLEEVPPFIFAAPGGLYVKIDSGILKAARENGGISLGTLAESAGVSRRTIQMYESGMGAMIDAAMRLEEFLQVPIIEPINPFEYKNEKKPEEYEVATGKRTESNALNRLIEIGFAITPVTKSPFEAISRSRQTIFLTGLGVDEEKLIQKAMIASEISKIAGKHSLIIVERERSAENIDSTAVVTSEELKKIDDQDALTDLVLSRSTKK encoded by the coding sequence ATGAGCAGAGAGGATCTCATCAACACCACCCGAGCTATATTAGCAAAGGCTGGATTCGACATTTCCTCATCCCTCAGCCTCCGCAGCATTTGCTTTGACATAGTCGGAAGAAAGGACGAAACGCTGCTCATCATAAAGATCCTAAGCAACGTGGACGCATTTTCCAGAGAGAATGCGGAGGATATGAAGGTCCTCGCGGATGCACTCAGGGCGACACCCCTGCTCATCGGCGAGACATCCAGCTCCGGGCCTCTCGAGGCCGGCATAGTATATTCAAGATTCAAGATCCCGATCATTTCCAACGAGACCCTCGGCGAACATCTGCTGGAGGAGGTCCCTCCCTTCATATTCGCGGCGCCGGGCGGCCTCTATGTCAAGATAGACAGCGGCATCCTCAAAGCGGCCAGGGAAAACGGAGGGATCAGTCTCGGCACCCTGGCCGAGAGCGCGGGGGTCTCCAGACGTACGATCCAGATGTACGAATCGGGGATGGGGGCGATGATCGACGCCGCGATGAGACTGGAGGAATTCCTCCAAGTACCGATAATAGAGCCGATCAATCCTTTTGAATACAAGAACGAAAAGAAGCCTGAGGAATATGAAGTGGCCACGGGGAAGCGGACCGAATCGAACGCGCTGAACCGCCTCATTGAGATAGGGTTCGCGATAACTCCTGTCACAAAGAGTCCTTTTGAGGCCATAAGCAGAAGCAGACAGACGATATTCCTCACGGGGCTCGGCGTCGATGAGGAGAAACTCATCCAGAAAGCCATGATCGCCTCGGAGATATCGAAGATAGCGGGCAAGCATTCCCTAATAATCGTTGAGAGGGAACGCTCAGCCGAGAACATCGACTCCACTGCAGTGGTGACGAGCGAGGAACTCAAAAAGATAGACGATCAGGATGCCCTTACCGATCTGGTACTTTCAAGGAGCACTAAAAAATGA
- a CDS encoding CDC48 family AAA ATPase produces MSNDKAIKVAELKPGETGKGIARLDPELMDIFELKAGDIIQIDGTKKTVIKVLRGAPEDANRGIIRIDGSTRRNAGTSIDERVGIKKIAAKNAEKITFSPTEELRLQGGEEYLSKVMEGRVFAKGDVLTLNVMGNKIDLVVTSFSPSGDAVIMMSGTDVKVSDKPASAANLDVPQVSYDDLGGLGNEVAKIREMIELPLRHPELFKRLGVEAPKGVLLHGPPGTGKTMLAKAVAGETSSNFISIGGPEIMSKFYGESEGKLREIFKEAEENAPSIIFIDEIDSIAPKRNEVTGEAERRIVAQLLSLMDGLNSRGKVVVIGATNRPNSIDEALRRPGRFDREIEIGIPDRDGRFEILQIHTRGMPLSDDVDLKRLADRTHGYAGADISALCKEAAMAALRRILPQVDLDTEEIPVDILDKISVTKDDFKEALKDLQPSTMREVLIEKPNVKWEDIGALESAKQDLKEAVEWPLKFGKVFEHMNAKPPKGILLYGPPGTGKTMLAKAVATESEANFIAVKGPEFLNKWVGESEKAVRETFRKARQASPCVIFMDEIDSIAPERGTGGDSNVTERVISQMLTELDGLESLNDVVVIAATNRPDIMDPALLRPGRFDKSIYIGPPDRESRILIFGIHTREKPLADDVNIDDLADKTEGCTGADISAICNEAVMTAVRRIVKPGKTPADEEIKNCKVEMRDFVSAVDKFGPQASQKLKEYGYHSTGGNTDGYR; encoded by the coding sequence ATGAGTAATGATAAAGCAATAAAGGTCGCGGAATTGAAACCGGGGGAGACCGGGAAAGGCATCGCAAGGCTTGACCCGGAGCTCATGGACATATTCGAGCTCAAAGCCGGCGACATAATACAGATCGACGGTACGAAGAAGACGGTCATCAAAGTGCTGAGGGGCGCTCCCGAGGACGCCAACCGCGGGATAATAAGAATAGACGGCTCCACCAGGCGCAACGCTGGCACTTCGATAGACGAGCGCGTCGGAATAAAGAAGATAGCCGCAAAGAACGCAGAGAAGATCACATTCTCGCCGACCGAGGAACTGAGGCTTCAGGGCGGGGAGGAATACCTCAGTAAGGTGATGGAGGGAAGAGTATTCGCAAAAGGCGACGTGCTGACGCTCAACGTGATGGGTAACAAGATAGACCTGGTCGTGACCTCATTCTCGCCTTCCGGCGACGCCGTGATCATGATGTCTGGGACCGACGTAAAGGTATCCGATAAGCCGGCGTCGGCGGCCAATCTGGACGTCCCGCAGGTCTCGTATGACGATCTCGGCGGACTCGGCAACGAAGTGGCGAAGATCAGGGAAATGATAGAACTGCCCCTCAGGCACCCGGAACTGTTCAAAAGACTGGGCGTGGAGGCCCCGAAGGGAGTCCTCCTGCACGGCCCCCCGGGAACGGGCAAGACCATGCTGGCCAAAGCCGTAGCCGGAGAGACAAGCAGCAATTTCATATCAATTGGCGGGCCGGAGATAATGAGCAAGTTCTACGGCGAATCCGAAGGCAAGCTCAGAGAGATCTTCAAAGAGGCCGAGGAGAACGCGCCAAGCATCATCTTTATCGACGAGATCGATTCGATAGCGCCAAAGAGGAACGAGGTCACAGGAGAGGCCGAGCGGCGCATAGTCGCGCAGCTCCTGTCCCTGATGGACGGCCTGAACTCCAGAGGGAAGGTCGTTGTCATAGGAGCAACGAACCGCCCCAATTCCATTGACGAGGCCCTCAGAAGGCCCGGAAGGTTCGACAGGGAGATCGAGATAGGGATACCGGACAGGGACGGAAGGTTCGAGATCCTGCAGATCCACACAAGGGGAATGCCCCTTTCGGACGATGTCGACCTGAAGAGACTCGCAGACCGCACCCACGGTTATGCCGGAGCGGATATCTCAGCCTTGTGCAAAGAGGCGGCGATGGCCGCCCTTAGGCGCATACTCCCGCAGGTCGATCTCGATACGGAAGAGATACCGGTGGACATATTGGATAAGATCTCGGTGACGAAGGACGACTTCAAAGAAGCGCTGAAGGATCTTCAGCCTTCGACCATGAGAGAGGTGCTGATAGAGAAGCCCAACGTAAAGTGGGAGGATATCGGCGCGCTCGAATCCGCAAAGCAGGATCTGAAAGAAGCCGTAGAATGGCCGCTGAAGTTTGGAAAAGTGTTCGAACACATGAACGCCAAGCCTCCGAAAGGGATACTGCTGTACGGTCCGCCCGGCACCGGCAAGACCATGCTCGCAAAGGCCGTTGCGACGGAATCCGAAGCGAACTTCATTGCTGTGAAAGGCCCGGAGTTCCTGAACAAATGGGTCGGGGAGTCCGAAAAGGCCGTGAGGGAAACTTTCAGAAAGGCGAGACAAGCGTCGCCCTGCGTGATCTTCATGGACGAGATAGACTCCATAGCGCCGGAAAGAGGAACGGGCGGCGACAGCAATGTCACGGAGAGGGTGATATCCCAGATGCTGACCGAACTCGACGGGCTGGAATCGCTGAACGATGTTGTGGTCATAGCGGCGACCAACCGCCCGGACATAATGGACCCGGCCCTGCTGAGGCCGGGAAGGTTCGATAAGAGTATCTACATAGGGCCGCCGGACCGCGAGTCGAGGATATTGATCTTCGGGATACACACAAGAGAGAAGCCCTTGGCCGACGACGTGAACATCGACGACCTGGCTGATAAGACGGAGGGATGCACCGGCGCGGACATATCGGCCATATGCAACGAGGCCGTGATGACGGCGGTCAGACGCATAGTGAAGCCCGGAAAGACCCCTGCGGACGAAGAGATCAAGAACTGCAAGGTCGAGATGAGGGATTTCGTCTCGGCGGTCGATAAGTTCGGACCGCAGGCATCGCAGAAACTCAAAGAGTACGGATATCACAGCACAGGAGGGAACACAGATGGATACAGATGA
- a CDS encoding helix-turn-helix domain-containing protein — MNNIDTILSVIENPTRRRILTALVREPHYPLQLSRELGVSQQAIMKNLDIMERSGLVESRRESSDKGPFKTVYRPTSEFTLTVDLRNGMFRATLSEPDRVEAAQRNDDMELEEIRESLSEIDKRISEFDKLREEMIERRNVMIRSFMSGPVAGGLDYLERSMLYEMLNSPGHDIMEVSRDMGVREDRMTKIMNDIECRCRDFREGMKDE; from the coding sequence ATGAACAACATCGATACGATCCTGTCGGTCATAGAGAACCCCACAAGACGGAGGATACTTACGGCGCTCGTCAGGGAACCCCATTATCCTTTACAGCTTTCGAGGGAGTTGGGAGTGAGCCAGCAGGCGATAATGAAGAATCTGGACATCATGGAAAGGAGCGGGTTGGTGGAGAGCCGGAGAGAAAGCAGCGATAAGGGTCCGTTCAAGACCGTCTACCGCCCCACATCAGAGTTCACGCTCACTGTTGACCTGCGCAACGGCATGTTCAGGGCCACGCTCTCTGAGCCGGATCGCGTGGAGGCGGCCCAAAGGAACGACGACATGGAGCTTGAAGAGATCAGAGAGAGCCTGTCGGAAATAGACAAGAGGATAAGCGAGTTCGATAAACTGAGGGAAGAGATGATCGAAAGACGCAACGTGATGATCCGCTCATTCATGAGCGGTCCCGTCGCCGGCGGCCTCGACTATCTGGAGAGAAGCATGCTCTACGAAATGCTGAACTCACCCGGCCACGACATAATGGAGGTCTCCCGTGACATGGGCGTCAGGGAGGACAGGATGACGAAGATAATGAATGACATTGAATGCAGATGCAGGGATTTTAGAGAAGGGATGAAAGATGAGTAA
- a CDS encoding CPBP family glutamic-type intramembrane protease, with translation MSNGCPRCGEYAADGKSFCGACGSPLGGINTERPHQGPVSGGPARSYQPAGSGRIQPGPVEIFLVMVCIFFLFIVIFETITMFIHSPDIFSFLSDKSLSFFVLVPLPKVIFSLGGLALQIYWAAVVSIILSCVVTTVQKLIEAARSPGGITKPGIIEGTAALWVSVLFCAMFAISFIVLLVQFMIGSDATTPDFGSKIEQMFLLADAAVWEEIVTRLLLIGVPMAVISLIITKKKESLKCLLGGFGMSMTAFILIIVSGAIFGLAHYSGWDDQAWKVLTAGITGAFLGYVFVRFGLYASILMHFATNYLSSFDWMGVSWIGGVMVLLIVVAGFAALLYIIMKLAGSRESIDSLPIFWNGYAKKE, from the coding sequence ATGAGCAACGGATGTCCCAGGTGCGGAGAATATGCCGCTGACGGAAAATCATTCTGCGGAGCATGCGGAAGCCCTCTTGGAGGAATCAATACAGAAAGGCCACACCAGGGTCCGGTGAGCGGCGGCCCAGCACGCAGCTATCAACCTGCCGGGTCCGGAAGGATACAGCCCGGCCCCGTTGAAATCTTCCTCGTCATGGTGTGCATATTCTTTCTGTTCATTGTCATCTTCGAAACGATCACTATGTTTATACATAGTCCGGACATTTTCAGTTTTCTGTCGGATAAGAGCCTCTCCTTCTTTGTGTTAGTGCCTTTACCGAAAGTGATATTCTCCTTAGGAGGTCTGGCTCTGCAGATCTATTGGGCAGCAGTGGTCAGCATAATCCTTTCGTGCGTAGTAACCACTGTGCAAAAACTAATAGAGGCTGCAAGAAGTCCCGGAGGCATCACCAAGCCGGGCATCATTGAGGGGACCGCTGCCTTATGGGTCTCTGTCCTCTTTTGCGCGATGTTTGCCATCAGCTTCATTGTTCTGCTCGTACAATTCATGATAGGCAGCGACGCGACCACCCCTGATTTCGGGAGCAAGATAGAACAGATGTTCCTTTTGGCGGATGCCGCCGTCTGGGAGGAGATCGTTACCCGCCTGCTGCTCATAGGAGTGCCGATGGCTGTCATCTCGCTCATCATTACCAAGAAAAAAGAGTCCTTGAAGTGCCTCCTCGGCGGCTTCGGAATGAGTATGACGGCCTTTATCCTCATAATAGTATCGGGCGCCATCTTCGGTCTTGCACACTATTCCGGCTGGGACGATCAGGCATGGAAGGTCCTCACTGCCGGCATAACGGGTGCATTCCTCGGATATGTGTTCGTCCGTTTTGGACTGTATGCGTCGATACTCATGCATTTTGCGACCAATTATCTTTCGTCCTTCGATTGGATGGGGGTCAGCTGGATAGGCGGAGTGATGGTTCTGCTTATCGTTGTGGCGGGGTTTGCCGCTTTACTTTATATCATTATGAAGCTGGCCGGCTCCAGGGAATCGATTGATTCGCTCCCTATATTTTGGAACGGATACGCAAAAAAAGAATGA
- a CDS encoding CPBP family intramembrane metalloprotease — translation MNDECPECRDYAADGRPFCGACGRSFEDIMPDEGLYDSADDDPLYDTDDVGPERTHPDFIDIFFPVLCAFFIFIAVFEAIVLAVHSGDVFSFLSNLNVGFYILTPSPEIIFRLQGSAMQAYWVILVIIILLCVAVAIWNFIKTIRDSGGVTRPGAVEGTAVFWVSILLCAYVFVTITITYLLLAAGSGVTSPFFGDETAQMFFFANASVWEEIITRLLFIGVPMAVISLIITKKKESLRCLLGGFGMSTAAVIFIIISGAIFGLAHYSGWDDQAWKVITTGMMGIFLGYVFVRFGLYASILMHFIMDYLSSFLWIGGAEIDALVTMLIFGVGFVALCYIVWKLLISKESIESLPLFRNGYGEK, via the coding sequence ATGAACGACGAGTGTCCGGAATGCAGAGATTATGCCGCCGACGGAAGACCCTTCTGCGGAGCATGTGGTCGTTCTTTCGAGGACATCATGCCCGACGAGGGGCTTTATGACTCGGCGGACGACGATCCCCTATACGACACGGATGATGTCGGTCCGGAAAGGACGCATCCTGATTTCATAGACATCTTCTTCCCGGTCCTGTGCGCATTCTTCATCTTCATTGCCGTTTTTGAAGCGATCGTCCTGGCGGTACACAGCGGAGATGTTTTCAGCTTCCTGTCAAACCTTAATGTCGGTTTCTATATTCTCACGCCTTCCCCTGAGATCATATTCCGCCTGCAAGGGTCTGCTATGCAGGCATATTGGGTAATCTTGGTCATTATCATCCTTCTGTGCGTGGCGGTTGCAATATGGAATTTCATCAAAACAATAAGAGATTCCGGCGGCGTCACCAGGCCCGGAGCTGTTGAGGGGACCGCTGTCTTTTGGGTCTCCATCCTTCTTTGTGCCTATGTTTTCGTCACCATCACGATCACGTACTTATTGCTGGCGGCCGGGAGCGGAGTAACGAGTCCCTTCTTTGGAGATGAAACCGCACAGATGTTCTTTTTTGCGAACGCCTCTGTCTGGGAGGAGATCATTACGCGCCTGTTGTTCATAGGGGTGCCGATGGCCGTCATCTCTCTCATCATTACAAAGAAAAAAGAGTCTCTGAGGTGTCTCCTCGGCGGATTCGGAATGAGCACGGCTGCGGTCATTTTCATAATAATTTCCGGTGCCATATTTGGTCTGGCACATTATTCAGGCTGGGATGACCAGGCCTGGAAGGTCATTACAACCGGCATGATGGGCATATTCCTCGGATATGTCTTCGTACGTTTTGGATTATATGCGTCGATACTCATGCATTTCATCATGGACTATCTTTCGTCCTTCTTATGGATCGGGGGCGCTGAGATCGATGCATTGGTAACTATGCTGATCTTCGGGGTCGGCTTTGTTGCCTTGTGCTACATTGTATGGAAACTGCTAATATCAAAAGAATCGATTGAGTCGCTTCCCCTGTTCCGGAACGGATACGGCGAAAAATGA
- a CDS encoding Hsp20/alpha crystallin family protein, translating to MDTDDVWNGIFGGSFETMARKLENMFSDMENLRGTSVKTYGYTMYQDSDGNRHVKEFGNAADDRRMQYGIGEPLTDVSLEDGAVRAVVEIPGVSKEDIMLEGTKSTLSVRVDTDSKKFARTLALPCEVDPDSAKAEYNNGILEVTLAPIVSSDPKKRISVQ from the coding sequence ATGGATACAGATGATGTGTGGAACGGCATCTTCGGAGGAAGCTTCGAAACAATGGCGAGGAAGCTGGAGAATATGTTCTCAGACATGGAGAACCTTCGGGGAACGAGTGTCAAGACCTACGGATACACAATGTACCAGGACTCCGACGGCAACAGACATGTGAAGGAGTTCGGGAACGCGGCGGATGACCGCAGGATGCAGTACGGCATCGGGGAGCCGCTTACGGACGTGAGTCTGGAGGACGGCGCGGTCAGGGCGGTGGTCGAGATCCCCGGCGTCTCCAAAGAGGACATAATGCTTGAGGGGACAAAGAGCACCCTTTCCGTAAGAGTCGACACAGACAGTAAGAAATTCGCCAGGACGCTGGCACTTCCCTGCGAGGTCGATCCGGACTCCGCGAAAGCGGAGTATAACAACGGGATACTGGAGGTCACCCTCGCTCCCATCGTCTCCTCGGATCCCAAGAAAAGGATCAGCGTCCAGTGA
- a CDS encoding ATP-binding protein, with protein MFVGREKELSELNKLYHSDEFQFSVICGRRRVGKTALINEFVKGKETIFFTGMETSCKQNLESFSRATFSCVYGRGPAPIFRSFMDALEYVFMLSKDKRLILVIDEYPSLARSYEGFASFLQILIDKHRSTSKLFLILCGSDTPFMEYQVMGHKSPLNGRHTALFRILPFDFFESRQCFRYFSDTDMALIYGIAGGTPQYLLQMYDFISVEENIKNTFLRTSSYLFEEPNNLLKHEVREPAIYNAIITAVAGGSTRVSEISDRVGEETSVCSAYLKNLISLGIIKKETPVTEGTQRKTIYTVADNMLRFWYRFVPPNLSAIQNGMADAVYKNISERLPSFMEAVFEDICIQYLQRLHHDGDVPVAFTEIGRWWGNDPRTKSEVEIDILAADREDSAIFCECRWTDEDVDVSVLEKLIRRSELFQFEKKYFYLFAKNGFTLECRERSAKLGNVKLVAFEDILA; from the coding sequence ATGTTCGTCGGCCGTGAAAAGGAACTCAGCGAGCTGAATAAGCTATATCATTCAGATGAATTCCAATTTTCCGTGATATGCGGCCGGAGGCGCGTCGGGAAGACCGCATTGATAAACGAATTCGTCAAAGGCAAGGAAACAATATTCTTTACCGGCATGGAAACAAGCTGCAAACAGAACCTGGAGAGCTTCAGCAGAGCCACGTTCAGTTGTGTCTACGGGCGCGGCCCCGCGCCTATATTCAGGAGTTTCATGGACGCGCTGGAATATGTGTTCATGTTATCAAAGGACAAACGTCTGATATTGGTGATTGATGAATACCCTTCCTTAGCGAGGTCTTACGAAGGATTCGCGTCGTTCCTGCAGATCCTGATAGACAAACACAGGAGCACATCCAAGCTGTTCCTTATTTTGTGCGGATCAGACACGCCCTTCATGGAGTATCAGGTAATGGGACACAAAAGTCCTCTGAATGGGAGGCACACGGCGCTGTTTAGGATACTGCCGTTTGATTTCTTTGAGAGCAGACAGTGTTTCAGGTATTTTTCTGACACAGACATGGCATTGATCTACGGCATCGCAGGCGGCACGCCTCAATATCTTCTGCAGATGTATGATTTCATTTCAGTGGAAGAGAACATCAAGAACACTTTTCTGAGAACATCTTCATATCTATTCGAGGAACCGAACAACCTGCTGAAACATGAGGTGCGCGAACCGGCGATCTATAATGCTATCATCACGGCGGTCGCCGGCGGCAGCACCAGAGTCTCCGAGATATCTGACAGAGTGGGCGAGGAGACCAGCGTCTGTTCGGCCTATCTGAAAAACCTCATCTCGCTGGGCATCATAAAAAAAGAGACGCCCGTCACGGAAGGAACGCAAAGAAAGACCATCTACACGGTAGCCGATAATATGTTAAGGTTCTGGTACCGCTTCGTTCCGCCCAATCTTTCAGCCATCCAGAACGGAATGGCGGATGCGGTGTACAAGAACATATCGGAGCGGCTGCCGTCCTTCATGGAGGCCGTGTTCGAAGACATATGCATACAATACCTTCAGCGCCTTCACCATGACGGCGATGTGCCGGTAGCGTTCACAGAGATCGGGAGGTGGTGGGGAAACGACCCCAGGACAAAGAGCGAGGTCGAGATAGATATCTTAGCCGCGGACAGAGAGGATTCGGCGATATTCTGTGAATGCAGATGGACGGACGAGGACGTCGACGTTTCTGTGCTTGAAAAGCTCATCAGACGAAGCGAACTGTTCCAATTTGAAAAGAAATATTTCTATCTTTTTGCAAAGAACGGATTCACTCTGGAGTGCAGGGAACGCTCTGCCAAGCTGGGTAATGTGAAGCTTGTGGCTTTTGAGGACATACTGGCATAA
- a CDS encoding TrpB-like pyridoxal phosphate-dependent enzyme has product MAIPKDIRIDLPPEGIPKKWYNLAADIGQLEPPLNPGTKKPASPEDFEAIFCKEIIRQEGSTERYINIPEEVRDNLVYLNRPAPLQRAYRLERHLKTPAKIYFKREDMSPLGSHKGNTALAQAYFNAEAGIHTLTTETGAGQWGTALSMVSNLFDIDCTVFMVRGSYQQKPTRKALMRTYGATVHASPSPQTEFGKKVLKEHPETTGSLGIAISEACEMAAKDPNICYSLGSVLNHVMLHQTVIGQETIEQMKIGEIDPDYMIACAGGGSNFGGFAFPMLGERIKGKTDCQFIAAESKAAPSLTEGEFKYDFGDTAGFTPLLMMYTLGQEFIPKGIHAGGLRYHGMAPLVSAAMDKGLITARAYEQLETFEAGMTFSRTEGMVPAPESCHAVKAAIDIALECKKTKEEKTIVFCMSGHGMLDLYGYEQYLDGTMQDSSF; this is encoded by the coding sequence ATGGCAATCCCAAAGGACATAAGGATAGATCTGCCGCCGGAAGGGATACCCAAAAAGTGGTATAATCTTGCAGCAGACATAGGGCAGTTGGAGCCTCCGCTCAACCCCGGAACAAAGAAACCCGCCTCGCCGGAGGATTTCGAAGCGATCTTCTGCAAAGAGATCATAAGACAGGAAGGCTCGACCGAACGCTATATCAACATCCCTGAGGAAGTGAGGGACAATCTGGTCTACCTCAACCGCCCGGCACCGCTCCAGAGGGCATACAGGCTTGAGAGACATCTCAAAACACCTGCAAAGATATACTTCAAAAGAGAGGATATGAGCCCCCTCGGAAGCCACAAGGGCAACACCGCCCTCGCGCAGGCATATTTCAACGCGGAGGCGGGGATACACACGCTCACCACGGAGACCGGCGCGGGCCAATGGGGAACCGCCTTGTCGATGGTGTCGAACCTGTTCGATATCGACTGCACAGTGTTCATGGTCAGGGGCAGCTACCAACAGAAACCGACGAGGAAGGCCCTCATGCGCACATACGGCGCGACGGTTCATGCTTCGCCGAGCCCACAGACCGAATTCGGGAAGAAGGTCCTGAAGGAGCATCCAGAGACGACCGGATCTTTGGGGATAGCGATATCCGAAGCCTGCGAGATGGCGGCGAAGGACCCGAATATCTGTTATTCGCTGGGAAGCGTGCTCAACCATGTTATGCTCCATCAGACCGTGATCGGTCAGGAGACGATCGAGCAGATGAAGATAGGCGAGATAGATCCGGACTACATGATAGCATGCGCCGGCGGAGGGTCCAACTTCGGAGGGTTTGCATTCCCTATGCTCGGAGAGAGGATCAAAGGCAAGACAGACTGTCAGTTCATTGCAGCGGAGTCGAAGGCCGCCCCGTCCCTTACGGAAGGGGAGTTCAAGTACGACTTCGGGGACACGGCGGGATTCACCCCTCTGCTGATGATGTACACCCTCGGACAGGAATTCATTCCCAAAGGGATACACGCCGGAGGGCTGAGGTACCATGGGATGGCCCCGCTTGTGTCCGCCGCTATGGACAAAGGGCTGATAACCGCCAGGGCCTATGAACAGCTGGAGACGTTCGAAGCTGGGATGACCTTCTCAAGGACGGAAGGTATGGTCCCGGCGCCGGAGTCATGCCATGCGGTGAAAGCGGCCATCGATATCGCCCTCGAGTGCAAGAAGACCAAAGAGGAGAAGACGATCGTGTTCTGCATGTCGGGACACGGGATGCTGGACCTATACGGATACGAGCAGTACCTGGATGGGACGATGCAGGATTCGTCTTTCTGA